A single region of the Brassica rapa cultivar Chiifu-401-42 chromosome A03, CAAS_Brap_v3.01, whole genome shotgun sequence genome encodes:
- the LOC103860874 gene encoding zinc finger protein ZAT1-like has product MQKHKCKLCSKSFCNGRALGGHMKSHLVSSHTPTRQKLLGDSVYSSSSSSDGKTLAYGLRENPRKSCRVFNPDPESSIVYNSETETEPESVDPVRKQGRADVSKKNKKKTRSKKRVFENSSESGKKQTKRSKSNSNESPEPASSVSDGSPEQDLAMCLMMLSRDSREVKLKKPIIKAEEMKPEKRHVPELRRCMLDLNLPPPQESDVVAVVSAI; this is encoded by the coding sequence ATGCAGAAGCACAAATGCAAGCTCTGTTCCAAAAGTTTCTGTAATGGCAGAGCACTTGGTGGTCACATGAAGTCCCACTTGGTCTCATCGCACACGCCCACTCGGCAGAAGCTCCTCGGTGACTCGGTTTATTCCTCTTCGTCTTCCTCGGACGGTAAAACTCTGGCCTACGGGTTGCGAGAGAACCCGAGGAAGAGCTGCCGGGTCTTTAACCCGGATCCTGAGTCGTCCATCGTTTACAACAGCGAGACTGAGACCGAACCTGAGTCAGTGGACCCGGTTCGTAAACAGGGCAGAGCAGATGTTtctaagaagaacaagaagaagacaaggagtAAGAAGAGAGTGTTTGAGAACTCGTCCGAGTCTGGAAAGAAGCAGACGAAGAGGAGTAAAAGTAACTCCAACGAGTCGCCAGAGCCGGCGAGCTCTGTCTCCGACGGTTCTCCGGAGCAGGATTTAGCCATGTGTTTGATGATGCTCTCGAGAGATTCAAGGGAGGTTAAGCTGAAGAAACCCATTATCAAAGCGGAAGAGATGAAGCCGGAAAAGAGACATGTCCCGGAGCTCCGCCGCTGTATGTTAGATCTGAATCTTCCTCCGCCGCAAGAAAGCGACGTTGTCGCCGTTGTCTCGGCCATATAA
- the LOC103860873 gene encoding probable glucomannan 4-beta-mannosyltransferase 1, with amino-acid sequence MSLYLKPFLFLYDSTLSLLLLLFNGWSLEDPAAAHERLEADNNAAESEWMQIQYLWRKTRSLVLLPVFKGLVIMCLVLSIIVFFESFYMNIVIFFGKLLRRKPEKLYKWEAMQEDVEAGSENYPKVLVQIPMYNEKEVFQISIAAVCSLLWPSSRLVIQVVDDSTDPVVREGVDIEIAKWQSQGINIRCERRDNRNGYKAGAMKEALTHNYVKQCDFVAVFDADFQPDPDYLARTIPFLVHNPDVALVQARWIFVNANKCLMTRMQEMSLNYHFKVEQESGFTRHAFFGFNGTAGVWRISAMDAAGGWKSRTTVEDMDLAVRVGLHGWKFVYLNDLTVRNELPSKFKAYRFQQHRWSCGPANLFRKMTMEIIYNKRVSIWKKFYVIYSFFFVRKVAVHFLTFFFYCIIVPTSVFFPEIHIPLWSTIYVPSMISIFHTMATPRSFYLVIIWILFENVMAMHRTKGTWIGLLEGGRVNEWVVTEKLGDALKNKLLSKVVQKKSYYERVNSKEVMVGIYILGCALYGVINGHTWLHFYLFLQATAFFVSGFGYIGT; translated from the exons ATGTCTCTATATCTGAAGCCCTTCCTCTTCCTATACGACTCCACTCTTAGCCTCCTCCTACTtctt TTCAATGGATGGAGCCTTGAAGATCCAGCAGCTGCCCACGAGAGGCTTGAAGCAGACAACAATGCTGCAGAATCTGAATGGATGCAAATCCAATATTTGTGGAGAAAAACGAGAAGTCTTGTGCTTCTTCCCGTTTTCAAGGGTTTGGTGATTATGTGTTTGGTTTTATCCATCATAGTGTTCTTCGAGAGTTTTTACATGAACATTGTGATATTCTTCGGTAAGTTATTACGACGTAAACCGGAGAAACTGTACAAATGGGAGGCCATGCAAGAAGATGTCGAGGCTGGATCCGAAAACTACCCAAAGGTTCTTGTCCAAATACCAATGTACAATGAAAAAgag GTCTTTCAAATATCCATAGCGGCAGTGTGCAGTTTATTATGGCCATCGAGCCGTCTTGTAATTCAAGTTGTAGATGATTCCACCGATCCTGTCGTAAGG GAAGGTGTGGACATAGAGATTGCAAAATGGCAAAGCCAAGGCATAAACATAAGGTGTGAAAGAAGAGATAACAGGAATGGCTACAAAGCTGGAGCTATGAAAGAAGCTCTTACGCATAACTACGTCAAGCAATGCGATTTTGTGGCCGTCTTCGATGCTGATTTCCAACCCGATCCTGATTACCTCGCCCGCACCATCCCGTTTCTCGTCCACAACCCTGATGTTGCTCTCGTTCAAGCCCGATGGATATTTG TGAACGCAAACAAATGCTTAATGACGAGGATGCAAGAGATGTCCCTCAACTACCATTTCAAGGTGGAACAAGAATCAGGGTTTACTAGACATGCTTTCTTCGGTTTTAATG GAACCGCGGGTGTATGGAGAATATCGGCAATGGACGCTGCGGGAGGATGGAAATCAAGGACAACTGTAGAAGACATGGACTTGGCCGTTCGCGTTGGCCTTCATGGCTGGAAATTTGTTTACCTCAACGACCTCACG GTGAGGAACGAGCTTCCAAGCAAATTCAAGGCCTACAGATTCCAGCAGCATAGGTGGTCATGTGGTCCGGCGAATCTATTCAGAAAAATGACAATGGAGATCATTTACAACAAG AGAGTATCAATATGGAAGAAGTTCTATGTGATCTACAGTTTTTTCTTCGTAAGGAAAGTGGCAGTACACTTCTTGACATTCTTCTTCTACTGTATAATTGTACCAACAAGTGTCTTCTTCCCTGAAATCCACATTCCATTGTGGTCTACCATCTATGTTCCCTCAATGATCTCCATCTTCCACACCATGGCAACTCCCAG ATCCTTCTACCTCGTGATAATCTGGATCTTGTTCGAGAATGTAATGGCTATGCATCGAACCAAAGGAACTTGGATTGGCCTACTTGAAGGAGGACGAGTGAATGAATGGGTTGTGACTGAGAAATTAGGAGATGCTTTGAAGAATAAGTTACTATCTAAGGTCgtccaaaaaaaatcttattatgaAAG aGTGAATTCAAAGGAAGTGATGGTGGGCATATACATACTAGGATGTGCATTATATGGTGTGATCAATGGCCACACATGGTTGCACTTCTATCTTTTTCTTCAGGCCACTGCCTTTTTCGTTTCTGGTTTTGGTTATATCGGAACCTAA
- the LOC103860875 gene encoding WAT1-related protein At4g16620 isoform X1, protein MMKRGTVEEVGIIGGLVLAQVIYAGNSVLLSQLMSLGVDPLLIVIFCTLASFVLISPLAFLLERYLCFLCFKPYNSLIQPNFFYSFLFLLMFFFLVVGICRKLWPTSLSFKLKTKLVYVSIVGVTLFQWLFLEGMKHTSASMATAMPNLAPAFIFVIAWAAGMEKVKLSCMYSRVKMGGTVLCVMGAFIMSLMHSTTATSSSVKALPIVPDHVVLDKEKILGCICLLLSICCLSSSIVLQASILVEFPAISMFSIVTLMGGISTVALQYVLKGSMEMGSASVIGLGHLVGFAVLGGLVNGGGMCFSAWVIKRKGPVIVSLFSPIATVVCVLVSAFTMKESFNLGSFAGMGLMFGGLYFVLWAKGKEDCGEGDEDDEEESVLRTEFDLEKPLLR, encoded by the exons ATGATGAAGAGAGGGACGGTAGAAGAAGTTGGAATCATCGGAGGGTTGGTCTTAGCTCAGGTGATCTACGCCGGAAACTCGGTGTTACTGAGTCAGTTGATGTCTCTTGGAGTCGACCCGCTTCTTATCGTTATCTTCTGCACCTTAGCATCGTTTGTTCTCATCAGCCCTCTTGCTTTTCTCCTTGAAAGGTACCTTtgtttcttatgttttaaaCCATATAACTCATTGATTCAACCAAACTTTTTctattcctttttatttttgttaatgtttttttttttggtggtggGTATATGCAGGAAACTGTGGCCTACAAGTCTAAGTTTCAAGTTGAAGACAAAACTGGTTTACGTTTCTATTGTCGG AGTGACTTTGTTCCAGTGGTTATTCTTAGAAGGAATGAAACACACCTCTGCATCAATGGCTACAGCTATGCCTAATCTTGCTCCTGCTTTCATTTTCGTCATTGCTTGGGCTGCTGG GATGGAGAAAGTGAAGCTAAGTTGTATGTACAGTAGAGTTAAGATGGGAGGCACGGTGTTGTGTGTGATGGGAGCTTTCATTATGAGCTTAATGCACAGTACTACAGCCACATCGAGCTCGGTCAAAGCTTTGCCTATTGTCCCTGACCATGTCGTTTTGGACAAGGAGAAGATATTAGGTTGCATCTGTCTCCTCCTTTCCATATGCTGCTTGTCGTCTAGTATTGTCCTCCAG GCATCCATACTAGTCGAGTTTCCAGCGATATCAATGTTTTCAATTGTCACTTTGATGGGTGGGATCTCCACGGTAGCTTTGCAGTATGTTCTTAAGGGGAGTATGGAAATGGGAAGTGCATCAGTAATCGGTCTTGGCCACCTTGTGGGATTTGCAGTGCTG GGAGGGTTGGTGAATGGAGGAGGTATGTGTTTTAGTGCATGGGTGATTAAGAGGAAAGGACCGGTGATTGTGTCTCTCTTTAGTCCAATTGCTACTGTGGTATGTGTCCTTGTCTCTGCTTtcaccatgaaagagagtttcaaCCTTGGAAG CTTTGCGGGAATGGGGTTGATGTTCGGAGGACTCTACTTTGTTCTGTGGGCTAAAGGGAAAGAAGATTGTGGAGAaggtgatgaagatgatgaagaagaaagtgtgCTTAGAACAGAGTTTGATCTTGAGAAGCCTCTCTTGCGTTAA
- the LOC103860875 gene encoding WAT1-related protein At4g16620 isoform X2, whose product MMKRGTVEEVGIIGGLVLAQVIYAGNSVLLSQLMSLGVDPLLIVIFCTLASFVLISPLAFLLERYLCFLCFKPYNSLIQPNFFYSFLFLLMFFFLVVGICRKLWPTSLSFKLKTKLVYVSIVGVTLFQWLFLEGMKHTSASMATAMPNLAPAFIFVIAWAAGMEKVKLSCMYSRVKMGGTVLCVMGAFIMSLMHSTTATSSSVKALPIVPDHVVLDKEKILGCICLLLSICCLSSSIVLQASILVEFPAISMFSIVTLMGGISTVALQYVLKGSMEMGRLVNGGGMCFSAWVIKRKGPVIVSLFSPIATVVCVLVSAFTMKESFNLGSFAGMGLMFGGLYFVLWAKGKEDCGEGDEDDEEESVLRTEFDLEKPLLR is encoded by the exons ATGATGAAGAGAGGGACGGTAGAAGAAGTTGGAATCATCGGAGGGTTGGTCTTAGCTCAGGTGATCTACGCCGGAAACTCGGTGTTACTGAGTCAGTTGATGTCTCTTGGAGTCGACCCGCTTCTTATCGTTATCTTCTGCACCTTAGCATCGTTTGTTCTCATCAGCCCTCTTGCTTTTCTCCTTGAAAGGTACCTTtgtttcttatgttttaaaCCATATAACTCATTGATTCAACCAAACTTTTTctattcctttttatttttgttaatgtttttttttttggtggtggGTATATGCAGGAAACTGTGGCCTACAAGTCTAAGTTTCAAGTTGAAGACAAAACTGGTTTACGTTTCTATTGTCGG AGTGACTTTGTTCCAGTGGTTATTCTTAGAAGGAATGAAACACACCTCTGCATCAATGGCTACAGCTATGCCTAATCTTGCTCCTGCTTTCATTTTCGTCATTGCTTGGGCTGCTGG GATGGAGAAAGTGAAGCTAAGTTGTATGTACAGTAGAGTTAAGATGGGAGGCACGGTGTTGTGTGTGATGGGAGCTTTCATTATGAGCTTAATGCACAGTACTACAGCCACATCGAGCTCGGTCAAAGCTTTGCCTATTGTCCCTGACCATGTCGTTTTGGACAAGGAGAAGATATTAGGTTGCATCTGTCTCCTCCTTTCCATATGCTGCTTGTCGTCTAGTATTGTCCTCCAG GCATCCATACTAGTCGAGTTTCCAGCGATATCAATGTTTTCAATTGTCACTTTGATGGGTGGGATCTCCACGGTAGCTTTGCAGTATGTTCTTAAGGGGAGTATGGAAATGGGAA GGTTGGTGAATGGAGGAGGTATGTGTTTTAGTGCATGGGTGATTAAGAGGAAAGGACCGGTGATTGTGTCTCTCTTTAGTCCAATTGCTACTGTGGTATGTGTCCTTGTCTCTGCTTtcaccatgaaagagagtttcaaCCTTGGAAG CTTTGCGGGAATGGGGTTGATGTTCGGAGGACTCTACTTTGTTCTGTGGGCTAAAGGGAAAGAAGATTGTGGAGAaggtgatgaagatgatgaagaagaaagtgtgCTTAGAACAGAGTTTGATCTTGAGAAGCCTCTCTTGCGTTAA
- the LOC103860875 gene encoding WAT1-related protein At4g16620 isoform X3 has product MMKRGTVEEVGIIGGLVLAQVIYAGNSVLLSQLMSLGVDPLLIVIFCTLASFVLISPLAFLLERKLWPTSLSFKLKTKLVYVSIVGVTLFQWLFLEGMKHTSASMATAMPNLAPAFIFVIAWAAGMEKVKLSCMYSRVKMGGTVLCVMGAFIMSLMHSTTATSSSVKALPIVPDHVVLDKEKILGCICLLLSICCLSSSIVLQASILVEFPAISMFSIVTLMGGISTVALQYVLKGSMEMGSASVIGLGHLVGFAVLGGLVNGGGMCFSAWVIKRKGPVIVSLFSPIATVVCVLVSAFTMKESFNLGSFAGMGLMFGGLYFVLWAKGKEDCGEGDEDDEEESVLRTEFDLEKPLLR; this is encoded by the exons ATGATGAAGAGAGGGACGGTAGAAGAAGTTGGAATCATCGGAGGGTTGGTCTTAGCTCAGGTGATCTACGCCGGAAACTCGGTGTTACTGAGTCAGTTGATGTCTCTTGGAGTCGACCCGCTTCTTATCGTTATCTTCTGCACCTTAGCATCGTTTGTTCTCATCAGCCCTCTTGCTTTTCTCCTTGAAAG GAAACTGTGGCCTACAAGTCTAAGTTTCAAGTTGAAGACAAAACTGGTTTACGTTTCTATTGTCGG AGTGACTTTGTTCCAGTGGTTATTCTTAGAAGGAATGAAACACACCTCTGCATCAATGGCTACAGCTATGCCTAATCTTGCTCCTGCTTTCATTTTCGTCATTGCTTGGGCTGCTGG GATGGAGAAAGTGAAGCTAAGTTGTATGTACAGTAGAGTTAAGATGGGAGGCACGGTGTTGTGTGTGATGGGAGCTTTCATTATGAGCTTAATGCACAGTACTACAGCCACATCGAGCTCGGTCAAAGCTTTGCCTATTGTCCCTGACCATGTCGTTTTGGACAAGGAGAAGATATTAGGTTGCATCTGTCTCCTCCTTTCCATATGCTGCTTGTCGTCTAGTATTGTCCTCCAG GCATCCATACTAGTCGAGTTTCCAGCGATATCAATGTTTTCAATTGTCACTTTGATGGGTGGGATCTCCACGGTAGCTTTGCAGTATGTTCTTAAGGGGAGTATGGAAATGGGAAGTGCATCAGTAATCGGTCTTGGCCACCTTGTGGGATTTGCAGTGCTG GGAGGGTTGGTGAATGGAGGAGGTATGTGTTTTAGTGCATGGGTGATTAAGAGGAAAGGACCGGTGATTGTGTCTCTCTTTAGTCCAATTGCTACTGTGGTATGTGTCCTTGTCTCTGCTTtcaccatgaaagagagtttcaaCCTTGGAAG CTTTGCGGGAATGGGGTTGATGTTCGGAGGACTCTACTTTGTTCTGTGGGCTAAAGGGAAAGAAGATTGTGGAGAaggtgatgaagatgatgaagaagaaagtgtgCTTAGAACAGAGTTTGATCTTGAGAAGCCTCTCTTGCGTTAA